Proteins encoded in a region of the Nostoc sp. UHCC 0926 genome:
- a CDS encoding SDR family NAD(P)-dependent oxidoreductase has product MDNVNNNEELNNYEIAVIAMVGRFPGAKDIDEFWQNLSQGVESITWFTDEELLKAGIDPDWLSNSNYVKANAVLSDMELFDANFFGYSAREAEVIDPQQRLFLESAWTALEQAGYNPQTYKGLIGVYAGLGLNSYLLNNLTPNRELLETVDPLQLLISSDKDFLPMRVAYKLNLTGPAVNVQTACSTSLAAVHFACQSLLNGECDMALAGGVSLSFLENTGYLYQEGMILSPDGHCRAFDANAQGTIGGSGVGIVVLKRLNEALADGDCIQAIIKGSAINNDGALKVGYTAPSINGQAAVIAEAQAVAGIDAETISYIEAHGTGTPLGDPIEIAALTQAFAQSTDKKGFCAIGSVKTNVGHLNAAAGVTGLIKSVMALQHKLLPPSLNFSTPNPKIDFANSPFYVNTTLSEWKTNNIPRRAGVSSFGIGGTNAHVIIEEAPVTKRRGREGERGRKYQLLVISAKTNSALETATANLADHLHRDRQLNLADVAYTLSIGRWVFNHRRMVVCQNLGEAVKVLSSLEPKQVFSNCTEVADRSVVFMFPGQGSQYVNMTREIYQTEAIFREQVDLCSEILLPQLGLDLRHLIYPDEEKSDRASKQLQQTAIAQPAIFVIEYALTKLWQSYGVHPVAAIGHSIGEYVAACIAGVFSLEDALSLVAARGQMMQQLPNGAMLAIPLPENRVKSLLGQELSLAAINQPFQCVVSGSTAAIDALENQLPTQGIECRRLHTNHAFHSQMIEPILEAFAYRVKQVTLNPPNIPYISNVTGTWITATQATNPDYYAQHLRSTVLFAQGVEKLLATPEQILLEVGPGRTLTTLAKRHPDKAAAQTVLTSVRHPQEEQSDIAFLFTTLGQLWLAGAKVDWFGFYKQEQHYRLPLPTYPFERQRYWIEPPRKNVLEFQATPSKNLDIADWFYVPSWKRSPLSVSQLEHLQGSVLLFINECNLGSQLVKELQNESQKVIVVKIGESFRKENQGSYTLNPRQPKDYETLLAELGDIPKTIVHLWSLAEKSHAASELAGIDQALDLGFYSLLFLSQAFGKQNVTDQFQLIVISNNMQDVTAEEKLRPEQATLIGPVRTIPKEYPYLSCRSVDVVIPQSETWQEKQLIRQLQAELKVKSDQQIIAYRKQHRWVQTFESVRLENSDGGIQRLKEGGVYLITGGLGGIGLALAEYLALTVKVKLILTGRSDFPAQTHWEQWLASHEAQDDTSCKIQKLQAIEKLGTKVLIVNADVTNLEQMQNAIAQALERFGQINGVIHSAGVPGGGVIQLKTPEIAQKVLVPKIRGTLVLDALFKDVQLDFFILCSSLSSILNDFGQVDYCAANAFLDAFAHHKISENGTFTVSINWDGWQEVGMAAAAAKQRVGTLDIPLTPDQIDQREKNFSASESQNFCLEISSPGILETLRFQTARRQKPGAGEVEIEICAAGLNYKEVLLALGMLPVQSNTPLNFGLECAGKIVALGEGVKGYQIGDEVIAFSSSCFSAFTTTSASYVAPKPNHLSLEEAATIPISFMTAYYALNKLGRLCKGESVLIHAAAGGVGMAAIQIAQMIGAEIFVTAGSPEKRAFLHSLGIEYVMDSRSLAFADEVMQYTNGKGIDVVLNSLGGEFIPKSLSILAPYGRFLELGKQNIDENSQVGLRLSEKSLSFFTIDLEPNIPNFSSILLEVVQHFKNGNLSPLPHQVFPISEVAIAFEYMAQAKHIGKLVVSLQDKEALKKVASEVLKGVRSDHLYPNISQPADSGLYEQAIATTNILHKDHKLGLLPAEGVDVFRRLLCNTLPQVIVSTRDLQSRIEQNQVSTLLSFLEESSKEDLPKQVHQRPPITQAYVVPRNKLEQIIAGIWQDVLGFEQVGIHDDFFMLGGDSLVAVRVMAQIKNIFQVELPSATLLQNPTIAQLSQLLKASNHSTINRHLQKLGFQQDRIKVSDSFSEMSNAINSVLVPIQLKGEQVPLFCVHPVGGNVLCYAALSQQLGQEHPIYGLQSLGLIEQQLTLTTIEAMASHYLEEILTVQPQGPYHLIGWSMGGIISYEIAQQLIHRGETVALLVLIDSHIPTAEDIPGKDQLLVEFIKDLAGQSRQSLHSVLESLEGKLVSLEQVFKLTQHHQLFPSELSLEQLQRLWRIFQVNMLALTQYHPQPYNGAVLSLLASESVAQASHTVSNGGDRVRWDTLIKGELSAHIINGDHFTLMREPNQVAQVAYYLGCYL; this is encoded by the coding sequence ATGGATAATGTCAATAACAACGAAGAGTTAAATAATTATGAAATCGCCGTTATTGCAATGGTGGGACGGTTTCCAGGAGCCAAAGATATTGATGAATTTTGGCAGAATCTATCTCAAGGGGTAGAATCTATCACTTGGTTTACAGACGAGGAATTGTTAAAGGCTGGCATCGATCCAGATTGGCTGAGTAACTCCAACTATGTAAAAGCTAATGCTGTTCTGTCAGACATGGAGTTATTTGATGCGAATTTCTTTGGTTATAGTGCTAGAGAAGCTGAGGTCATCGATCCGCAACAGCGCCTGTTCTTAGAATCGGCATGGACAGCTTTAGAACAGGCTGGTTACAATCCCCAAACTTACAAGGGTTTGATCGGTGTTTATGCGGGTCTGGGTCTGAATAGTTATTTGCTCAACAATCTAACTCCAAACCGCGAACTTTTAGAGACAGTTGATCCTTTACAACTACTAATCTCCAGCGACAAAGATTTTTTGCCGATGCGGGTGGCTTATAAACTCAATTTGACAGGGCCGGCGGTGAATGTGCAAACAGCCTGTTCTACTTCCTTAGCAGCTGTTCACTTTGCTTGCCAAAGTTTGCTCAACGGTGAATGTGATATGGCTTTAGCTGGTGGAGTTTCTCTCAGCTTTCTGGAAAACACAGGTTATTTGTATCAAGAGGGAATGATTCTATCTCCTGATGGACACTGCCGTGCTTTTGATGCCAATGCACAGGGAACTATTGGCGGTAGCGGTGTCGGAATTGTTGTCTTAAAAAGGTTAAACGAAGCTCTAGCTGATGGAGATTGCATCCAGGCAATCATTAAAGGTTCGGCTATTAATAACGATGGTGCCCTGAAAGTGGGTTACACTGCTCCCAGCATTAATGGTCAAGCGGCAGTGATTGCCGAGGCTCAAGCTGTGGCTGGAATAGATGCCGAGACGATTTCCTATATTGAAGCTCACGGAACTGGCACGCCTCTAGGAGATCCGATTGAAATTGCCGCTTTAACGCAAGCTTTTGCTCAGAGTACCGATAAAAAAGGCTTCTGTGCAATTGGTTCGGTGAAAACAAATGTCGGACATTTGAATGCAGCAGCAGGTGTGACAGGTCTAATTAAAAGTGTAATGGCGCTACAACACAAATTGCTGCCTCCTAGTTTGAACTTCTCGACACCCAATCCCAAAATTGATTTCGCTAATAGTCCTTTCTACGTCAATACAACCCTCAGTGAATGGAAAACAAATAACATTCCTCGCCGGGCTGGGGTTAGTTCTTTTGGAATTGGGGGTACTAATGCTCACGTAATTATCGAGGAAGCCCCAGTTACTAAGAGGAGAGGGAGAGAGGGGGAAAGGGGGAGAAAATATCAATTATTGGTAATTTCTGCAAAAACTAACTCTGCTCTGGAAACAGCGACTGCAAATCTAGCTGACCATTTACACCGCGATCGCCAACTTAATTTAGCTGATGTCGCTTATACTCTTAGCATTGGTCGCTGGGTTTTTAACCACCGCAGGATGGTAGTTTGTCAGAACTTAGGAGAAGCCGTCAAAGTTTTAAGTAGTTTAGAACCAAAACAAGTTTTTAGCAACTGCACTGAAGTTGCAGATCGGTCTGTTGTCTTCATGTTTCCCGGACAGGGTTCCCAGTATGTGAATATGACGCGGGAAATTTACCAAACCGAGGCAATATTTCGAGAACAAGTTGATTTATGCTCAGAAATTCTCTTGCCTCAATTAGGACTCGATCTGCGTCATCTAATCTACCCTGACGAGGAAAAGAGCGATCGCGCATCAAAGCAACTTCAACAAACAGCGATTGCTCAACCAGCTATTTTTGTCATTGAATACGCCTTAACTAAATTATGGCAGTCTTATGGAGTGCATCCTGTGGCTGCGATCGGTCACAGTATTGGCGAATATGTCGCCGCTTGTATCGCCGGAGTTTTTTCCTTAGAAGATGCCTTATCTCTGGTAGCAGCACGAGGGCAGATGATGCAGCAACTTCCCAATGGGGCAATGCTCGCTATTCCCCTGCCCGAAAACAGAGTAAAGTCTCTGTTAGGACAAGAACTCTCCTTAGCAGCAATTAACCAACCGTTCCAGTGCGTAGTTTCCGGTTCCACCGCAGCAATAGATGCCCTAGAAAATCAACTGCCTACACAAGGCATTGAATGCCGCCGTCTGCATACGAACCATGCCTTCCACTCCCAGATGATAGAACCAATCTTGGAGGCATTTGCATATCGGGTAAAACAAGTTACCTTAAATCCTCCAAACATTCCTTATATATCCAACGTTACTGGTACTTGGATTACCGCTACACAAGCCACAAACCCTGACTATTACGCTCAACATCTGCGTTCCACAGTGCTATTTGCCCAAGGTGTAGAGAAGTTGTTGGCAACACCTGAGCAAATCCTGTTAGAGGTGGGGCCAGGACGGACGTTAACTACATTAGCTAAAAGGCATCCAGACAAGGCAGCCGCACAAACGGTGTTAACTTCAGTCCGTCATCCCCAAGAAGAACAATCGGATATAGCTTTTTTATTCACCACACTGGGGCAACTCTGGCTTGCTGGGGCAAAGGTGGATTGGTTTGGATTCTATAAGCAAGAGCAGCATTATCGTCTTCCCTTACCTACTTATCCCTTTGAACGCCAACGTTATTGGATTGAACCGCCAAGAAAAAATGTTCTTGAGTTTCAAGCAACACCAAGTAAAAATTTGGATATTGCTGATTGGTTTTATGTCCCATCCTGGAAAAGGTCTCCGCTTTCTGTTAGTCAACTAGAGCATTTACAGGGCAGCGTTCTACTATTTATCAATGAGTGCAACTTGGGTTCTCAACTGGTAAAAGAACTTCAAAATGAATCTCAAAAAGTGATTGTTGTCAAGATAGGAGAGTCGTTTAGAAAAGAGAATCAAGGCTCATATACCCTCAATCCTCGACAACCCAAGGACTACGAAACTTTGTTGGCAGAATTGGGAGACATCCCTAAAACCATCGTTCATTTATGGAGTCTAGCCGAAAAAAGTCACGCCGCATCAGAATTGGCAGGAATTGACCAAGCTTTAGATTTAGGATTTTACAGTTTGCTATTTCTTTCTCAGGCATTTGGTAAACAAAATGTTACCGATCAGTTTCAATTGATAGTTATATCAAATAATATGCAGGACGTAACCGCAGAAGAGAAACTACGTCCTGAGCAAGCCACTTTAATCGGCCCAGTCAGAACTATTCCTAAAGAATACCCTTACTTAAGTTGTCGTAGTGTTGACGTAGTTATTCCGCAATCAGAAACCTGGCAAGAGAAGCAACTGATAAGACAGCTGCAAGCAGAATTAAAGGTTAAATCCGACCAACAAATTATTGCCTACCGTAAACAACATCGTTGGGTACAAACTTTCGAGTCAGTCAGATTAGAGAACTCAGATGGAGGAATACAAAGGTTAAAGGAAGGCGGAGTCTATCTGATTACAGGTGGGCTTGGAGGTATAGGACTGGCACTGGCGGAGTATTTGGCGCTAACAGTTAAGGTTAAATTGATCCTGACAGGGCGTTCTGATTTTCCGGCTCAAACTCACTGGGAACAATGGCTAGCTAGTCATGAAGCTCAAGATGATACAAGCTGCAAGATCCAGAAATTGCAAGCAATAGAGAAGCTGGGTACTAAGGTTTTGATTGTCAATGCAGATGTTACCAACCTGGAACAAATGCAAAATGCTATAGCTCAAGCATTAGAGCGATTTGGTCAGATTAATGGTGTGATCCACTCAGCAGGTGTTCCTGGGGGAGGCGTGATTCAGCTAAAAACACCAGAAATAGCACAAAAAGTTCTTGTTCCGAAAATCAGGGGAACCCTTGTACTTGATGCTCTCTTCAAGGATGTTCAGCTAGATTTCTTTATTCTTTGTTCATCACTCAGTTCAATTCTAAATGACTTTGGGCAGGTAGACTATTGTGCAGCCAATGCCTTTCTTGATGCCTTCGCTCATCATAAAATCTCAGAAAATGGAACATTTACAGTAAGTATTAACTGGGATGGCTGGCAGGAAGTCGGGATGGCCGCAGCGGCAGCAAAACAAAGAGTGGGAACTTTGGATATTCCCTTAACACCCGATCAAATTGATCAAAGAGAAAAAAACTTTTCCGCCTCTGAAAGCCAGAATTTTTGTTTAGAAATATCCTCTCCTGGTATTTTAGAAACCTTGAGATTTCAAACTGCGAGACGCCAGAAACCAGGTGCAGGTGAGGTAGAAATAGAGATATGTGCTGCCGGACTCAACTACAAGGAAGTGCTTTTAGCGCTGGGGATGCTTCCAGTTCAATCTAATACTCCTTTAAACTTCGGTTTGGAATGTGCAGGAAAGATTGTGGCGCTGGGAGAAGGTGTCAAGGGTTATCAGATAGGAGATGAAGTTATTGCCTTTTCTTCTTCCTGCTTTAGCGCATTTACAACAACTTCCGCCTCCTATGTCGCACCCAAACCAAATCATCTGAGTTTAGAAGAGGCAGCAACAATTCCGATTTCCTTTATGACAGCCTACTATGCGCTGAATAAATTGGGCAGGCTTTGCAAAGGGGAAAGTGTTCTCATCCATGCCGCCGCCGGAGGTGTAGGCATGGCTGCGATCCAAATTGCCCAGATGATCGGCGCAGAAATCTTTGTTACAGCTGGTAGTCCAGAAAAACGGGCGTTTCTGCATTCTCTGGGAATTGAATATGTGATGGATTCAAGGTCTTTGGCTTTTGCCGATGAAGTGATGCAATACACCAACGGCAAGGGTATTGATGTAGTTTTGAACTCTTTAGGGGGGGAATTTATACCCAAAAGCTTGTCAATTTTAGCACCTTACGGACGCTTTTTAGAACTTGGCAAGCAAAATATCGATGAGAATAGCCAGGTGGGTTTACGGCTTTCTGAGAAAAGCTTATCCTTCTTTACCATAGATTTGGAGCCGAATATCCCTAACTTTAGTTCCATATTGCTTGAAGTGGTGCAACACTTCAAAAATGGGAATCTTAGTCCCCTTCCTCATCAAGTATTCCCAATTTCAGAAGTGGCGATCGCTTTTGAGTATATGGCACAAGCGAAGCACATCGGCAAGCTTGTTGTATCATTACAGGATAAAGAGGCACTGAAAAAGGTAGCATCTGAAGTGTTAAAGGGAGTCCGCTCAGATCATCTTTACCCAAATATTAGTCAACCTGCTGATTCTGGTCTGTACGAACAAGCGATCGCAACCACAAATATACTTCACAAAGACCATAAGTTAGGGCTATTACCCGCAGAGGGCGTAGATGTTTTTCGTCGTCTTTTGTGTAATACACTGCCTCAAGTTATTGTATCGACACGAGATTTACAGTCTCGGATTGAGCAAAACCAAGTCTCTACACTACTTAGTTTTTTAGAAGAATCATCGAAGGAGGATCTACCCAAACAGGTACACCAACGACCACCAATAACTCAGGCTTATGTTGTTCCGAGAAACAAGCTTGAGCAGATTATTGCTGGTATCTGGCAGGATGTTCTTGGGTTTGAGCAGGTGGGAATCCACGATGATTTCTTTATGTTAGGAGGAGATTCCCTTGTAGCAGTGAGGGTCATGGCTCAAATAAAGAATATATTTCAGGTAGAGTTGCCCTCGGCTACCCTGCTCCAGAACCCCACTATTGCACAACTATCCCAACTGCTCAAAGCCAGTAATCATTCTACTATTAATAGACATCTCCAGAAATTAGGTTTTCAGCAAGACAGGATAAAGGTTTCAGATTCTTTTTCGGAGATGTCTAATGCGATTAATTCAGTATTAGTCCCTATTCAGCTTAAAGGAGAACAAGTTCCTCTCTTCTGTGTCCATCCGGTAGGTGGGAACGTACTGTGCTATGCAGCACTCTCCCAACAGTTAGGGCAGGAACATCCTATCTATGGACTGCAATCATTAGGCTTGATAGAACAGCAGCTGACTTTGACCACCATTGAGGCGATGGCCAGTCACTACCTTGAGGAAATCTTGACGGTGCAACCTCAGGGCCCTTATCACCTTATAGGCTGGTCTATGGGAGGTATAATTTCCTACGAGATAGCACAACAGCTTATTCATCGAGGGGAGACAGTTGCATTGTTAGTTCTGATTGATAGCCATATCCCGACTGCTGAAGACATCCCAGGTAAGGATCAACTCCTTGTGGAGTTCATAAAAGATTTAGCTGGGCAGTCGAGACAAAGCTTGCACTCAGTTTTAGAGTCACTAGAAGGAAAGCTAGTTTCTTTAGAGCAAGTATTCAAACTTACCCAACATCATCAACTTTTCCCATCTGAGTTGTCTTTGGAGCAATTACAGCGCTTATGGCGTATTTTTCAAGTAAATATGCTGGCCCTAACCCAGTATCACCCGCAGCCATATAACGGGGCAGTTTTATCACTTTTAGCAAGTGAGTCAGTCGCACAAGCCTCGCATACAGTCAGTAATGGCGGGGACAGAGTTAGATGGGACACCCTAATTAAAGGCGAACTGAGTGCACACATCATTAATGGAGATCATTTTACCCTGATGCGAGAGCCAAACCAAGTTGCCCAAGTTGCATACTACCTTGGTTGCTATCTCTAG